Proteins co-encoded in one Symmachiella macrocystis genomic window:
- a CDS encoding phosphatidate cytidylyltransferase, protein MLGWRLFLSAIMIPAFIGGFYFDAQFGPTAPFLCILAIALAARSSWEMVDLLKTRSFRLDAGIVIACSVIVVAANWVERLSGDESSAPTGVGALGPCLLAFTVALLALFLHAALRYREPGNSMESLGAEVLTVAYVGILLSVTAQLRWVAGADAGYLALGSLIIATKSGDIGAYTLGRLFGKRKMIPRLSPGKTWAGAYGAVLGAGAASWAWFTFATPLLIPGTKPCAPQWAILFGVVLGVVGLIGDLCESLIKRDVGRKDSAVLLPGFGGVLDILDSILYAGPVAYILWLLLPLGP, encoded by the coding sequence ATGCTTGGTTGGCGATTGTTCCTCTCGGCGATCATGATCCCCGCCTTTATCGGCGGATTTTACTTCGATGCCCAATTCGGTCCGACCGCACCGTTTTTGTGCATACTCGCCATCGCGCTGGCGGCGCGCTCATCATGGGAAATGGTCGATTTGCTCAAAACCCGCAGCTTTCGGCTCGATGCAGGGATCGTGATCGCTTGCTCGGTGATTGTCGTTGCCGCGAACTGGGTTGAGCGTTTGTCCGGAGACGAATCGTCCGCACCGACCGGTGTGGGAGCACTAGGACCGTGTCTGTTGGCATTCACCGTCGCTTTATTAGCGCTCTTCTTACATGCCGCCCTGCGGTATCGTGAACCGGGCAACAGTATGGAATCACTCGGTGCCGAAGTTCTCACGGTCGCCTATGTCGGTATCTTGTTGAGCGTGACTGCGCAATTACGGTGGGTGGCGGGGGCCGATGCCGGTTATTTGGCGTTGGGTTCGTTGATCATTGCCACCAAATCAGGTGACATTGGGGCCTATACCTTGGGACGCTTGTTCGGCAAGCGCAAGATGATTCCTCGCCTCAGTCCCGGCAAGACGTGGGCGGGTGCTTACGGCGCGGTTCTCGGTGCGGGGGCTGCCTCCTGGGCCTGGTTTACCTTCGCAACACCACTGTTGATCCCCGGCACCAAGCCGTGCGCCCCGCAATGGGCGATTTTGTTCGGGGTGGTTCTGGGGGTGGTGGGATTGATTGGAGACCTGTGCGAATCGCTGATCAAACGGGATGTCGGCCGCAAAGATTCCGCCGTGTTACTCCCCGGTTTCGGGGGCGTGTTGGACATTCTGGACAGCATTCTCTACGCCGGTCCGGTGGCATATATCCTTTGGCTGTTATTGCCTTTAGGGCCATAA
- the leuC gene encoding 3-isopropylmalate dehydratase large subunit, with the protein MSDTRNLFNRVWDNHVVRELASGQSQIFIGQHLIHEVTSPQAFQMLRDRGLKVMYPERTLATVDHIIPTEIQSRPFADGLAEEMMTAIEKNCDEFGITLLDLNDDRQGVVHIVGPELGVTQPGMTIACGDSHTSTHGAFGSIAMGIGTSQVAAVLASQTLPMSRPKVRRVEVNGELGPGVYAKDVALYIIRKLGVQGGVGYAYEFAGTVFDTMTMEERMTVCNMSIEGGARCGYINPDQTTVDYIRGRPFAPQGAAFEKAAEYWLSLASGPDAQYDDVVVYDAADIEPTVTWGINPGQSVGVSEEIGSVDSFSEQEQAGIREALTFMELEEHQPIKGLKIDVAFVGSCTNGRISDLREAARVAEGHKVADHVRALIVPGSQQVRKQAEEEGLDKIFEEAGFQWRAAGCSMCLAMNPDKLSGRELCASSSNRNFKGRQGSPTGRTLLMSPAMVAAAAIAGEVVDVREVAAPVGV; encoded by the coding sequence ATGAGTGATACACGAAACCTGTTCAATCGCGTTTGGGACAACCATGTTGTCCGGGAATTGGCATCGGGCCAGTCGCAAATTTTCATCGGGCAACACCTGATTCATGAAGTGACCAGTCCCCAAGCGTTCCAAATGCTCCGCGATCGGGGCTTGAAGGTCATGTATCCCGAACGGACGTTGGCGACAGTCGACCACATCATCCCCACCGAAATCCAATCCCGGCCGTTTGCCGATGGATTGGCCGAAGAGATGATGACCGCCATCGAAAAAAACTGCGACGAATTCGGCATCACGTTGCTCGATTTGAACGATGATCGCCAGGGGGTGGTGCATATCGTCGGCCCGGAATTGGGTGTCACGCAACCGGGGATGACGATCGCTTGCGGCGACAGCCACACAAGCACGCACGGGGCGTTTGGTTCGATCGCCATGGGCATCGGCACCAGCCAAGTTGCCGCGGTGTTGGCCTCGCAGACATTGCCAATGAGTCGCCCTAAAGTCCGTCGCGTTGAGGTGAACGGCGAGTTGGGACCGGGCGTGTATGCCAAAGATGTCGCTTTGTACATCATTCGCAAATTGGGCGTGCAAGGCGGCGTGGGTTATGCCTATGAATTTGCCGGCACGGTCTTCGATACGATGACCATGGAAGAGCGGATGACGGTCTGCAACATGAGCATCGAAGGGGGGGCCCGGTGCGGTTACATCAATCCGGACCAAACGACCGTCGACTATATCCGCGGCCGTCCGTTTGCTCCCCAGGGCGCTGCGTTTGAAAAGGCGGCTGAGTATTGGCTGAGCTTGGCATCCGGTCCCGACGCCCAGTACGACGATGTTGTGGTTTATGACGCGGCCGACATCGAACCGACGGTCACTTGGGGTATCAACCCTGGTCAGTCGGTCGGTGTCAGCGAAGAAATCGGCTCCGTCGATAGTTTCTCGGAACAGGAACAGGCCGGCATCCGCGAAGCGTTAACGTTTATGGAGTTAGAAGAACATCAACCGATCAAAGGCTTGAAGATCGACGTCGCCTTTGTCGGATCGTGCACCAACGGCCGCATTTCGGACCTACGTGAAGCGGCTCGTGTGGCGGAAGGTCACAAGGTGGCTGACCACGTTCGCGCTTTGATCGTGCCCGGTTCGCAACAAGTCCGCAAACAGGCCGAAGAAGAAGGTTTGGACAAGATCTTCGAAGAGGCCGGTTTTCAATGGCGGGCGGCGGGGTGCTCCATGTGCCTGGCAATGAATCCCGACAAACTCTCCGGTCGCGAACTCTGTGCGTCCTCCAGCAACCGCAACTTCAAAGGTCGGCAAGGCAGCCCGACCGGACGAACGTTGTTGATGAGCCCAGCCATGGTTGCCGCTGCGGCGATCGCCGGTGAAGTGGTCGACGTCCGCGAAGTCGCCGCCCCGGTCGGAGTCTAG
- the leuD gene encoding 3-isopropylmalate dehydratase small subunit has product MKKIVKVTGPGMPLLLDDIDTDRIIPARYLRCVTFDGLGDHVFKDDREQHGDHVFDRDHHQEAKVLVAGRNFGCGSSREHAPQALLRWGIEAIIAESFAEIFHGNCTALGIPCVHATPEQLKQINAAVEADPTLHLTVCLETSTVTHGETKHDCHVHEGTRTALVTGQWDYLGELLEGEPQIRDTASQLPYVTNFA; this is encoded by the coding sequence ATGAAAAAAATTGTAAAAGTCACCGGCCCCGGCATGCCGCTGTTGTTGGACGATATCGACACCGACCGCATCATCCCCGCCCGCTATTTGCGCTGCGTCACATTCGATGGTTTGGGTGATCATGTCTTTAAGGATGACCGCGAACAACATGGCGATCACGTCTTTGACCGCGACCACCATCAAGAAGCCAAGGTGCTCGTCGCCGGGCGGAACTTTGGTTGTGGATCCTCCCGCGAACATGCCCCGCAAGCGTTGCTGCGGTGGGGGATTGAAGCAATCATCGCCGAATCGTTCGCCGAGATTTTCCACGGCAATTGCACCGCTCTGGGTATTCCCTGCGTGCATGCGACGCCGGAGCAATTGAAGCAAATCAATGCCGCCGTCGAAGCCGACCCCACCTTGCACCTGACCGTCTGTCTGGAAACATCGACCGTCACGCACGGCGAGACCAAACACGATTGCCACGTGCACGAAGGAACGCGGACCGCCCTGGTCACCGGGCAATGGGATTACCTAGGCGAACTGCTCGAAGGCGAACCACAAATCCGCGACACAGCGAGCCAGTTGCCCTACGTGACGAACTTCGCGTGA
- the sixA gene encoding phosphohistidine phosphatase SixA, whose amino-acid sequence MDLYIIRHGIAADIAPSDRERPLTPPGKEQMRQMSAWLAKQGTVPQKIISSPLVRAVQTAEILRDGVGLDADDLVISNIMAPGADPQKLCELLQNTSAKSVAIVGHAPDVQVYTSFFAGGGWLTFGRANIASLEIHGSPCAEHGVLRWFVSPRMLGF is encoded by the coding sequence ATGGACCTCTACATCATCCGGCACGGAATTGCCGCCGATATTGCCCCCAGTGACCGCGAGCGCCCGCTCACTCCACCCGGCAAAGAGCAAATGCGGCAAATGTCCGCCTGGCTAGCGAAACAGGGGACCGTTCCACAGAAGATCATCTCCAGCCCGCTCGTTCGTGCCGTACAAACTGCGGAAATTCTTCGCGACGGTGTCGGTCTGGATGCTGACGACTTGGTCATCAGCAATATCATGGCCCCGGGAGCCGACCCGCAAAAACTCTGCGAACTGCTCCAAAATACATCCGCCAAATCCGTAGCAATTGTGGGCCATGCCCCGGACGTGCAAGTCTACACATCCTTTTTCGCCGGTGGCGGCTGGCTAACCTTCGGCCGCGCAAACATCGCCAGCCTAGAAATCCACGGTTCCCCTTGCGCCGAGCACGGCGTCCTACGCTGGTTCGTCAGCCCACGCATGCTGGGATTTTGA
- a CDS encoding type IV pilus twitching motility protein PilT — translation MTEMILGIGHQESLITVLEMAEEHARRTHGAPRSIAAHAPGIEIHADRKNFDGPFETFKIRLLLDGPLLVEVKNFVAQSGGAMTATEEGDTLELLCHCDNPEHVEETHKTIDEISRLLPLPEVWRFHGEQYRKEHLSAEKMFHAMLKFKASDVHLFPDAHPVFRVDNVARNSEMLKPLSAEQILAFIREIAPDRDWKDFEQHRQCSFTYHQVGMGYARVSAFIKGDVPHCTMRFLSEVIPSFEDLNVPREIMETLGRAHFGLILVTGMTGSGKSTTVASLVDWINTHKSLHILSIEEPVEYVHHNKKSIISQREVGIDVESFHEAVKASLRHDPDVIFIGEMRDPDTIRSAINAAATGHLVISTLHANTASEVVNRVVSFFDPVERDLVKLQLRDCVQCIICQRLIPKVGGGRAPALEFMFNDTKHISDSILAGDSIGIRVGMQQTMTNSIILEKYLLQMIKSGLIAKDDAREHAAHAEVLDQMLRGTYVVPSLESMMHSH, via the coding sequence ATGACCGAAATGATACTCGGTATCGGCCACCAGGAAAGTTTGATCACTGTTCTGGAAATGGCGGAGGAGCATGCCCGCCGCACGCACGGTGCGCCGCGATCGATCGCGGCTCATGCGCCGGGAATCGAAATCCACGCCGACCGGAAGAACTTTGACGGACCCTTTGAGACATTCAAAATCCGCCTGCTCCTCGATGGCCCCTTATTAGTCGAAGTTAAGAACTTCGTAGCGCAATCCGGTGGCGCAATGACCGCCACCGAAGAGGGGGACACGCTCGAACTGCTGTGCCATTGCGACAATCCGGAACACGTTGAGGAGACTCACAAAACCATTGACGAGATTTCGCGGTTATTGCCATTGCCGGAGGTTTGGCGATTTCATGGAGAGCAATATCGTAAAGAGCATTTGAGCGCTGAAAAGATGTTCCATGCGATGCTCAAATTCAAGGCCAGCGACGTGCACCTCTTCCCCGATGCCCACCCGGTGTTTCGGGTAGACAATGTGGCCCGCAATTCGGAAATGCTCAAGCCGCTCTCTGCCGAGCAGATTCTGGCGTTCATCCGTGAAATCGCACCCGACCGCGACTGGAAAGACTTTGAGCAGCATCGCCAATGCAGTTTCACCTACCATCAAGTCGGTATGGGCTATGCGCGGGTGTCGGCATTTATAAAAGGCGACGTGCCGCACTGTACGATGCGGTTCCTTTCCGAAGTCATCCCGTCGTTTGAAGACCTTAACGTTCCTCGCGAAATCATGGAAACCCTGGGCCGCGCTCATTTCGGGTTGATCCTAGTGACCGGCATGACCGGCAGCGGCAAGTCCACAACCGTGGCCTCGCTGGTCGATTGGATCAATACGCACAAGTCCTTGCACATTTTGTCCATCGAAGAGCCGGTGGAGTATGTGCATCACAACAAAAAGTCGATCATTTCGCAGCGGGAAGTGGGGATCGACGTTGAGTCGTTCCATGAAGCGGTTAAGGCTTCTTTGCGGCACGATCCGGATGTGATCTTCATCGGCGAAATGCGCGATCCCGACACAATTCGATCGGCGATCAATGCCGCTGCCACGGGCCACTTGGTCATCAGCACGCTGCATGCCAACACAGCCTCGGAAGTCGTGAATCGGGTGGTCAGCTTTTTTGATCCCGTGGAGCGGGACTTGGTCAAATTGCAACTGCGGGATTGCGTGCAGTGCATCATTTGCCAACGACTGATTCCTAAAGTCGGCGGCGGCCGCGCCCCGGCACTGGAATTCATGTTCAACGACACCAAGCATATTTCCGATAGTATTCTCGCCGGCGACAGTATCGGCATTCGTGTCGGCATGCAGCAGACAATGACCAATTCGATCATCCTAGAGAAGTATTTGTTGCAGATGATAAAATCGGGCTTGATCGCTAAGGATGATGCGCGGGAGCACGCCGCTCATGCCGAAGTCCTGGATCAAATGCTCCGCGGGACGTACGTGGTCCCGTCATTGGAATCAATGATGCACAGCCATTGA
- a CDS encoding DinB family protein: MIRLKLAVDQLLCARNYTLDLLDTIDTVDWYQTPAQHTTHVGWQVGHLAVAEYRLALVRIRGSQPGDEKLIPPDYLRLFGKNSIPSSKPGDYPGPDELRATLDRVHVAALNCMQNLPVEELDMPLTEPHRVAKTKLEALLFCGQHEMVHAGQIGLLRRIAGYAPVW, translated from the coding sequence ATGATTCGTTTAAAACTTGCCGTCGATCAATTGTTGTGCGCCCGCAATTATACGCTGGACCTGTTGGATACGATCGACACCGTTGATTGGTATCAAACACCGGCGCAGCACACCACGCACGTGGGGTGGCAAGTGGGGCATTTGGCTGTCGCGGAATACCGGTTGGCGTTGGTGCGGATTCGTGGCTCGCAGCCGGGTGACGAAAAGCTGATCCCGCCGGATTACTTGCGGCTGTTTGGCAAGAATTCGATTCCATCGAGTAAGCCGGGCGACTATCCCGGGCCTGACGAATTGCGGGCGACGTTGGACCGGGTGCATGTTGCCGCTCTGAATTGCATGCAAAATCTGCCGGTCGAAGAACTGGACATGCCGTTAACCGAGCCGCACCGGGTCGCCAAGACCAAGCTCGAAGCGCTGCTGTTCTGTGGGCAGCACGAAATGGTGCACGCCGGGCAAATTGGCTTATTGCGGCGCATAGCGGGATACGCTCCCGTGTGGTAG
- a CDS encoding FG-GAP repeat domain-containing protein has product MLLKTTPLKAFAIVCLVGYTLSIATGADAVAAEQPTVTFKKIPLAVSPNEGCAVADIDRDGKLDVIAGRNWFAAPDFAARPLRNIEEFGEDYLKNNGDHVYDVNGDGWVDVISGDWHGEEIFWYENPGKVGLTKGLRWKPHLLKKTRSRNEAYFLQDLDGDDVPEIVVDCWETEAPLVAWKLIPSEEGPTLEQHVLGNNGCGHGMAFGDVNGDGHDDILTLVGWYEHPGSDPLSKEWKHHASWNRPHGSCPFLVVDLTGDGRNDVIWGNGHDYGLYWLEQLNTGEDDTAWKEHLIDRSYSQTHCLHWADIDGDGAGELITGKRVRGHAGRDPGGVEPECLYYYEWDQASQKFDRHLISAGEGIGTGMQIRTADLNDDGQLDIAVSGKSGTWVLLNRGVEKSPAAGK; this is encoded by the coding sequence ATGCTACTGAAAACCACACCACTGAAAGCCTTCGCTATCGTTTGTCTCGTCGGATATACGTTATCCATCGCAACTGGAGCGGATGCGGTTGCTGCTGAACAGCCCACAGTGACTTTCAAAAAAATCCCACTGGCTGTCAGTCCCAACGAGGGATGCGCGGTTGCTGATATCGACCGGGATGGAAAGTTGGATGTCATTGCCGGCCGCAATTGGTTTGCAGCTCCGGACTTTGCGGCGCGACCTCTGCGAAACATTGAGGAGTTTGGTGAAGATTACTTGAAGAACAACGGCGACCACGTCTACGACGTCAACGGTGACGGTTGGGTTGATGTGATTTCCGGCGATTGGCACGGCGAAGAAATATTCTGGTACGAAAACCCGGGCAAAGTGGGATTAACCAAGGGGCTACGTTGGAAGCCTCATTTGCTAAAGAAAACACGTAGTCGCAATGAGGCGTATTTTCTTCAAGATCTGGATGGCGATGATGTGCCTGAAATCGTTGTCGATTGTTGGGAAACCGAAGCACCGCTAGTAGCTTGGAAGTTGATCCCTTCTGAGGAGGGGCCGACACTTGAACAACATGTGTTGGGCAACAATGGCTGTGGACACGGCATGGCGTTCGGCGATGTCAACGGCGACGGCCACGATGACATCTTGACGCTTGTCGGTTGGTACGAACATCCCGGCAGTGATCCGCTCTCGAAGGAGTGGAAACATCACGCGAGTTGGAATCGTCCGCACGGCAGTTGCCCGTTTCTGGTTGTGGATCTCACCGGCGACGGACGGAACGACGTGATTTGGGGCAATGGCCATGACTACGGCCTGTATTGGCTGGAGCAATTGAATACCGGCGAAGACGATACGGCCTGGAAAGAACACCTCATCGATCGTTCCTATTCGCAAACGCATTGTTTGCATTGGGCGGATATCGATGGCGACGGAGCAGGGGAGTTGATCACAGGCAAACGAGTCCGCGGTCATGCTGGTCGCGATCCGGGGGGCGTGGAGCCAGAATGCCTCTACTACTACGAATGGGATCAGGCCAGCCAAAAATTTGACCGGCATCTCATCAGTGCCGGAGAAGGCATCGGCACCGGCATGCAGATTCGTACCGCAGACTTGAACGACGATGGACAGCTCGACATCGCCGTGTCGGGAAAATCGGGCACTTGGGTCTTGCTCAACCGAGGTGTCGAAAAATCTCCCGCGGCAGGGAAATAA
- a CDS encoding aldose epimerase family protein, which produces MRYAGTFLLLIAAAAPLPATEIHDDIDADTGWRVITAQAGQTKIRVVPAAGFNVFSIEHAGRELLKTPPTLADLPGVSYGAPLLYPSPNRVRNAQFTFADKTYHFDANDGTNFIHGLVHNVPWTVRRTEVDAHQAVIEAELVFAPGNKHYEAFPLKHTLRVAVTVRAEGVSWEYEVDNTHGKSKVPFGFALHPWILYQGERKNTFLTIPAAHWMEAENLLPTGKLVDLEGTAFDARAAKSLEGFVIDDVYSGMQSDHPTVADFRDVGIQLSLVASDDFTHLVVYTPENKNWFCVENQTCSTDAHNLYQQGLKAESHLLVAEPGETLSGTVHYRISDARGHKFSRWEKAIRKFETQGRQQPPEAGGTLFVGSSSIRFWDLPKYFPDRPVINHGFGGSQMIDSLYFADRIVLPYQPSTIVVYAGDNDIAGGQSPETVAEDFQRFARKIHAALPETKIVYIAIKPSLRRWNLYEQMANANALISAFADTDERITFADIAKPMLNEQGTPKPELFIKDGLHLSPAGYELWTSVIEPLLPRAN; this is translated from the coding sequence ATGCGATACGCCGGTACTTTCCTACTCCTGATTGCCGCCGCCGCGCCGCTACCGGCAACCGAAATTCATGACGATATTGACGCCGACACCGGATGGCGGGTGATTACGGCGCAGGCCGGACAAACAAAAATTCGGGTAGTCCCCGCTGCGGGTTTCAACGTTTTCTCCATTGAACATGCCGGACGGGAATTGCTCAAAACACCTCCAACGCTCGCCGACTTGCCGGGGGTTTCGTACGGCGCCCCGCTGCTGTATCCCAGCCCCAATCGCGTACGCAATGCTCAATTTACGTTTGCAGACAAAACTTATCACTTCGATGCCAATGACGGGACGAACTTCATTCACGGCCTGGTTCACAATGTCCCCTGGACCGTTCGCCGGACGGAAGTAGACGCCCATCAGGCTGTGATCGAAGCAGAACTGGTCTTCGCTCCCGGCAATAAACATTACGAAGCGTTTCCGCTTAAGCACACACTACGTGTCGCTGTGACCGTCCGCGCGGAGGGCGTGAGTTGGGAATATGAAGTCGACAACACGCACGGCAAATCCAAGGTGCCGTTTGGCTTTGCGCTGCACCCTTGGATTCTGTATCAAGGCGAGCGCAAAAACACATTTCTAACGATCCCAGCTGCGCATTGGATGGAAGCTGAGAACCTACTGCCGACTGGAAAACTGGTCGACCTGGAGGGGACTGCCTTCGATGCCCGCGCTGCGAAGTCGTTAGAGGGGTTTGTTATCGACGACGTCTATTCAGGGATGCAATCGGATCACCCCACTGTGGCCGATTTCCGCGACGTGGGGATTCAGCTTTCCCTAGTTGCCAGTGATGATTTTACACATTTGGTTGTCTATACACCGGAAAACAAAAACTGGTTTTGCGTGGAAAACCAAACCTGCTCGACCGATGCACACAATCTCTACCAACAGGGGTTGAAAGCGGAGTCCCATTTGCTCGTCGCCGAACCGGGTGAAACTTTAAGTGGAACGGTTCACTATCGCATCAGCGACGCCCGCGGACACAAATTCAGCCGATGGGAAAAGGCCATTCGAAAGTTCGAAACCCAAGGTCGCCAACAACCGCCTGAAGCTGGTGGGACTTTATTTGTCGGGAGTTCTAGCATCCGATTTTGGGATTTGCCCAAATATTTCCCCGACCGACCTGTGATCAATCACGGCTTCGGTGGCTCGCAAATGATCGACAGTCTGTATTTCGCCGATCGAATCGTGCTCCCCTATCAGCCGAGCACGATCGTGGTCTATGCGGGCGATAATGACATCGCTGGTGGACAATCGCCGGAAACAGTCGCTGAGGATTTCCAACGTTTCGCTCGCAAGATCCATGCGGCGTTGCCGGAGACGAAAATCGTCTACATCGCGATCAAACCGAGTTTGAGGCGGTGGAACTTGTACGAACAAATGGCAAATGCCAATGCTCTGATCTCCGCATTCGCCGACACCGATGAGCGAATCACCTTCGCCGACATCGCCAAGCCCATGCTCAATGAGCAAGGAACGCCAAAGCCGGAACTGTTCATCAAGGACGGTTTGCATCTCAGCCCCGCTGGTTACGAATTGTGGACGTCGGTGATCGAACCGCTGTTACCACGCGCGAATTGA
- a CDS encoding YbaK/EbsC family protein, which translates to MTELPVLENIREFLTAEQVAYREVHHQPTFTSEESARARGEEIRIGGKALLLKVGDDFRLFVLPANCKADSAAIRNELGVRKTRFATRDELLELTGLVPGCVPPFGHPILPFDLNVDTGIEQNDKIAFNAGSLTDSIILATADYLRIARPAKTFAFAAQ; encoded by the coding sequence ATGACCGAACTGCCTGTTCTTGAAAATATTCGTGAGTTTCTCACAGCCGAGCAGGTCGCTTATCGCGAAGTGCATCATCAACCGACGTTCACATCGGAAGAATCGGCCCGTGCTCGGGGTGAAGAAATACGCATTGGGGGCAAGGCGCTGTTATTAAAAGTCGGTGATGACTTTCGCCTGTTCGTACTGCCAGCAAATTGCAAAGCGGATTCCGCCGCTATACGCAACGAACTGGGCGTACGTAAAACCCGATTCGCCACCCGGGACGAATTGCTCGAATTGACGGGATTGGTCCCCGGTTGTGTCCCTCCCTTCGGACACCCCATACTCCCCTTCGACTTAAATGTCGACACGGGGATCGAGCAAAACGACAAGATTGCCTTCAACGCAGGCTCGCTCACCGATTCAATCATCCTGGCCACTGCAGACTACTTGCGGATTGCCCGGCCTGCAAAAACTTTTGCATTCGCCGCCCAGTAA
- a CDS encoding serine hydrolase domain-containing protein, giving the protein MQRILFIVVLLTTPAFPGISQAADSKSPNSAALEKIGQRMQAFVEGQQVSGVVTLVAHQGKVVHLKAVGLADMDQQRPMQTDSLFCIASMTKPMTATAVMILCDEGKLSVDDPVSKYLPDFADIELRSGPPARPLTIGDLMTHTSGVSGNQQNQGSLEATVQQFSKRTLKFQPGTQWAYSPGLSICGRIIEIVSGQPYEKFLQQRIFDPLQMTDTTFSPNTEQQTRIVTLYKPSKDKSALVTEPNWWCRLNDGRSPNPSGGLFSTAKDVSRFYQMILDGGQYGDVRILSEKSVREMTTVQTGELEAGFTPGCGWGYGWGVVRNPQGVTKMLSPGTFGHGGAFGTQGWADPDRQTIYVLMIQRTGFGNGDASDIRAGFQDLAVKAVDRNK; this is encoded by the coding sequence GTGCAACGGATTCTCTTCATTGTTGTGTTGCTGACCACTCCCGCATTTCCAGGAATCAGCCAGGCGGCTGACTCTAAGTCACCTAACTCGGCAGCGTTGGAAAAAATCGGGCAGCGGATGCAGGCGTTTGTGGAAGGGCAACAGGTTTCGGGTGTCGTCACGCTCGTCGCGCATCAAGGCAAGGTGGTCCATTTGAAAGCAGTCGGACTTGCCGATATGGACCAACAGCGCCCCATGCAAACCGACTCGCTGTTTTGCATTGCCTCGATGACCAAACCGATGACGGCGACGGCAGTGATGATTTTGTGCGATGAGGGCAAACTGTCTGTCGATGATCCCGTCTCGAAATACCTCCCCGACTTTGCAGACATCGAGCTCAGATCCGGTCCACCCGCGCGGCCCCTCACCATCGGCGATTTGATGACGCATACGTCGGGGGTCTCTGGGAACCAGCAGAACCAAGGCTCACTTGAGGCGACCGTTCAACAGTTTTCGAAACGGACCTTAAAATTTCAACCCGGCACGCAATGGGCCTATAGCCCAGGGTTATCCATCTGTGGACGCATCATCGAAATCGTCTCCGGACAACCTTACGAAAAGTTCTTGCAGCAACGCATCTTTGATCCTCTGCAAATGACGGACACCACATTTTCTCCCAATACTGAACAACAGACGCGAATCGTCACGCTGTATAAGCCAAGCAAAGATAAATCTGCGCTTGTCACAGAGCCCAATTGGTGGTGCAGATTAAACGATGGACGCTCGCCCAACCCATCCGGCGGTCTTTTTTCGACGGCCAAAGATGTGTCCCGGTTTTATCAAATGATTCTTGACGGCGGTCAATACGGCGATGTCCGGATCCTATCCGAAAAGAGCGTACGTGAAATGACGACTGTACAAACCGGTGAACTTGAGGCAGGATTTACGCCTGGTTGCGGGTGGGGTTACGGGTGGGGCGTGGTTCGCAATCCCCAGGGGGTGACGAAGATGTTATCACCCGGTACTTTTGGCCATGGCGGTGCCTTTGGCACACAAGGTTGGGCTGATCCGGATCGCCAAACGATCTACGTGTTGATGATTCAACGGACTGGATTTGGCAATGGCGATGCCTCGGACATCCGCGCGGGCTTTCAAGATTTGGCCGTCAAAGCGGTGGACAGAAACAAATAA
- a CDS encoding TetR/AcrR family transcriptional regulator, translated as METLTRKQREIQKREADILSLSRPMLIEGGYHGLNMDRIAVELEYSKGTIYKHFSCKEEIIIALAIETQEKRSEFFSRAAAFQGLSRERLTAIGVAGELFVRLFPDHFAVEQIINSRSIWEKTSHNRRELMQVAEGKCMHMVSGIVRDGISCGDVVLPEKTTPEELVFGLWSLTFGAYSILSTGESLANLGVEDPFVSVRTNVHHILNGIGWRPLSSEHDYDAVAEKITHEIFAEEFQSVLE; from the coding sequence ATGGAGACTCTTACGCGCAAACAACGTGAAATTCAAAAACGCGAAGCGGACATTCTCTCCCTTTCCCGGCCGATGCTGATTGAAGGGGGATACCATGGTCTGAACATGGACCGCATTGCGGTCGAGTTGGAGTACTCCAAAGGGACGATCTACAAGCATTTTTCCTGCAAGGAAGAAATCATCATCGCCTTGGCGATTGAAACACAGGAAAAGCGCTCGGAGTTTTTTTCGCGGGCCGCCGCGTTCCAGGGACTATCGCGGGAACGGCTTACGGCGATCGGAGTCGCCGGCGAATTGTTTGTCCGTCTGTTCCCTGATCATTTTGCCGTCGAACAAATCATCAATTCCCGCTCGATTTGGGAAAAAACATCCCATAACCGGCGGGAGCTGATGCAAGTTGCCGAAGGTAAATGTATGCACATGGTTTCGGGGATTGTCCGTGATGGAATCTCTTGCGGCGATGTGGTGCTCCCCGAAAAAACTACGCCCGAAGAGTTGGTGTTTGGTCTGTGGTCGCTCACCTTTGGAGCGTACTCGATATTAAGCACCGGCGAATCATTGGCCAATTTGGGCGTCGAAGACCCTTTCGTGTCGGTGCGGACGAACGTGCACCACATTCTCAATGGAATCGGGTGGCGACCGCTTTCCAGTGAACACGATTATGATGCCGTCGCCGAAAAAATCACCCATGAAATCTTTGCCGAAGAATTCCAATCGGTTTTGGAATAG